Proteins encoded within one genomic window of Bdellovibrio bacteriovorus:
- a CDS encoding MotE family protein: MKNGYDQFFQNARKVADQQQGGMKFNKKPAATKLHLDLASEDVEQQLRRRMKMSQPKRKKKATIPWKMVGVSFMGLMVAIWGFQNHEEVERIIKRVEFQMTGQAYAEEAPKVSAPAAPADKPAEAAPAAASMSSVEIDHLQKLNERKKELDAREEELNRMEGELQVQKVELEKRLKDLEEMRAKISGILEERVKADDQKVDTLVQMYTNMKAPQAAKVFETMDEDLAIEILGRMKKKNAADIMNLLKPEKAQVLSEMFAGYKRRPASDAK, translated from the coding sequence ATGAAAAACGGATACGATCAATTTTTCCAAAATGCACGCAAAGTCGCCGATCAACAGCAAGGTGGAATGAAATTCAATAAAAAACCTGCAGCGACAAAATTGCATTTGGATCTTGCATCGGAAGACGTTGAACAACAACTTCGCCGTCGTATGAAAATGTCTCAACCTAAAAGAAAGAAAAAGGCCACGATTCCTTGGAAGATGGTGGGCGTTTCCTTTATGGGTTTGATGGTGGCGATCTGGGGATTCCAAAATCACGAAGAAGTTGAAAGAATCATTAAGCGCGTTGAATTTCAAATGACCGGTCAAGCTTATGCGGAAGAAGCGCCGAAAGTTTCTGCTCCCGCAGCACCTGCAGACAAGCCGGCAGAAGCGGCTCCCGCAGCGGCTTCGATGAGCAGTGTTGAAATTGATCATTTGCAAAAATTGAATGAAAGAAAAAAAGAACTCGATGCACGTGAAGAAGAACTCAACCGTATGGAAGGGGAGCTTCAAGTGCAGAAGGTGGAATTAGAAAAGCGTTTGAAAGATCTTGAGGAAATGCGCGCGAAGATCTCCGGCATCCTTGAAGAACGGGTCAAGGCTGACGACCAGAAGGTCGATACCTTGGTACAGATGTACACCAATATGAAAGCGCCACAAGCGGCCAAAGTCTTTGAGACAATGGACGAGGATTTGGCAATTGAAATACTTGGTCGTATGAAAAAGAAGAACGCTGCTGATATTATGAATTTGTTAAAACCAGAGAAGGCTCAGGTTCTGTCTGAGATGTTCGCTGGATATAAAAGACGTCCCGCAAGCGACGCAAAATAA
- the fliJ gene encoding flagellar export protein FliJ produces MKFKFPLQKVLEHRKIKENLAQKDFQEAMLLLNKENELLEQMSEQVTGAHAQAGALAHQGGAQGPALSQIHEFLKGQQIRIQRQKQKVQEIEKLVEAKREILRQAAQEYKIMEKMRENKFEEYRLGRLAQDQKDMDEQSILRFKAVKES; encoded by the coding sequence ATGAAGTTTAAATTTCCACTCCAAAAAGTCTTAGAGCATCGCAAGATTAAAGAAAACCTGGCCCAGAAGGACTTCCAGGAGGCCATGCTTCTTTTAAATAAAGAAAACGAGCTTCTTGAGCAGATGAGCGAGCAAGTCACAGGCGCCCATGCGCAAGCAGGAGCCTTAGCGCATCAGGGTGGGGCCCAAGGTCCAGCTCTTTCGCAGATTCATGAGTTCTTAAAAGGCCAGCAAATCCGCATCCAGCGCCAAAAGCAAAAAGTTCAAGAAATCGAAAAATTGGTCGAGGCCAAAAGAGAGATTTTGCGACAAGCCGCCCAGGAATATAAAATTATGGAGAAGATGCGTGAAAACAAGTTCGAAGAATATCGACTTGGCCGACTCGCACAAGACCAAAAAGACATGGATGAACAAAGCATCCTGCGCTTTAAAGCGGTGAAGGAATCCTAA
- a CDS encoding FliI/YscN family ATPase, producing MNELELNLEKYSDVISSIHLTRDSGKVTEVNGMLIKGYLPGASVGSIVQIIPSGMDKSFLAEVVGFKDKHVLMMALNDMRGVALGSKIILARQIATVRAGDELLGRVVDGLGRPLDDKGEVENFREIPLYSEVRNPLDRRPIREPIDLGIRAINGALTAGLGQRVAIMAGSGVGKSVLLGMMARNTNADVNVIAMIGERGREVREFIEHDLGPQGMARSVVVCVTSDQSPLLRMRGAYVATALAEYFCSQGKNVLLMMDSVTRFAMAQREIGLSTGEPPSQKGYTPSVFATLPKLLERAGSFEGEGSITGFYTTLVEGDDMNDPIGDSVRSIVDGHIVLSRALAQKGHFPAIDIMQSASRVMRAVSSPEHAKLAQKLRETLAIYKDAEDLINIGAYKPGSNPKIDKAVKVIDAVNDFLKQRVEDPTNFTQTVRQMQQILMNA from the coding sequence ATGAACGAACTTGAACTGAATCTGGAGAAGTACTCTGATGTCATCAGCTCCATCCACTTAACTCGCGATAGCGGGAAAGTGACGGAAGTAAATGGCATGCTCATCAAGGGTTATCTTCCAGGTGCCAGTGTCGGAAGTATCGTGCAAATCATCCCTTCAGGAATGGATAAGTCTTTCCTGGCAGAGGTCGTTGGTTTTAAAGACAAGCATGTTCTTATGATGGCCTTAAATGACATGCGTGGCGTGGCTTTGGGTTCTAAGATCATCTTAGCTCGCCAGATTGCCACCGTTCGCGCCGGCGATGAACTTTTAGGCCGTGTGGTGGATGGCTTGGGTCGTCCTTTGGATGACAAGGGCGAAGTTGAAAATTTCCGTGAAATTCCTCTTTACAGTGAAGTGCGAAATCCTTTGGATCGTCGCCCTATTCGCGAACCTATTGACTTGGGTATTCGTGCTATCAATGGCGCATTAACCGCGGGCCTGGGCCAGCGTGTCGCTATTATGGCAGGTTCTGGTGTGGGTAAGTCCGTCCTTTTGGGGATGATGGCTCGTAACACCAATGCCGACGTGAATGTGATCGCGATGATCGGTGAACGGGGCCGTGAGGTTCGTGAATTCATCGAACACGATTTGGGACCGCAGGGCATGGCTCGTTCGGTTGTTGTCTGTGTGACCAGTGACCAAAGCCCGCTGCTTCGTATGCGTGGTGCTTATGTCGCAACGGCCTTGGCAGAGTATTTCTGTTCTCAAGGTAAAAACGTTCTTCTGATGATGGATTCGGTGACGCGTTTTGCGATGGCACAACGTGAAATTGGTCTTAGCACGGGTGAACCACCTTCACAAAAAGGTTATACGCCCAGTGTGTTTGCGACCTTGCCAAAACTTTTAGAGCGCGCAGGTTCCTTTGAAGGAGAAGGCAGTATCACAGGTTTTTATACAACCCTTGTTGAAGGGGACGATATGAATGATCCTATCGGGGATTCTGTTCGTTCTATCGTCGACGGACATATTGTTCTAAGCCGTGCTTTGGCGCAAAAAGGCCACTTCCCGGCGATTGATATTATGCAAAGTGCAAGTCGGGTGATGCGTGCGGTTTCTTCGCCAGAACACGCGAAGCTCGCGCAAAAGCTCAGAGAAACTTTGGCGATCTATAAAGACGCCGAGGATTTGATTAACATCGGCGCTTATAAGCCAGGATCAAATCCAAAGATTGATAAAGCGGTGAAAGTGATCGATGCGGTGAATGACTTCTTAAAACAAAGAGTCGAAGACCCCACAAACTTCACCCAGACCGTCCGTCAAATGCAGCAAATCCTAATGAACGCTTAA
- a CDS encoding FliH/SctL family protein, with product MQWSNSGSGSSNASLNAKTKSVLPKEVAEKTVLEFVPVRFDLGTPEQALNYLAEKKKGSDFRMNDAVRMQTGIDDVEQVSEEEKVEEAALEKLKEIQEGAYQEAYRLGLEEGRKEAFEKVSAEIASRMETMDVLLNGIKELKTEMASFNEAHLVKVAFHMAARLAKTELQNNNEVMVQILKDAVSLSQDEENITVRVSPGQFEFLEELKKESGRELEFVKRIRFEPSSEVADGGCIVQTNYGEVDARIEQRIEQLWTALSENMPKVKDKVAS from the coding sequence ATGCAATGGTCTAATTCGGGCTCAGGGAGCTCTAACGCCTCTCTTAATGCTAAGACGAAGTCAGTTCTTCCTAAGGAAGTGGCTGAAAAGACCGTGCTGGAGTTTGTACCCGTTCGCTTTGATCTGGGCACACCCGAGCAGGCTTTGAACTATCTTGCTGAAAAGAAAAAAGGTTCTGACTTCCGCATGAACGATGCTGTCCGTATGCAAACGGGCATTGATGATGTCGAGCAAGTCAGTGAAGAAGAAAAAGTCGAAGAAGCCGCTCTTGAAAAGTTAAAAGAAATTCAAGAGGGTGCTTACCAAGAAGCTTACCGCCTTGGTTTGGAAGAAGGCCGCAAAGAAGCTTTTGAAAAAGTCTCTGCGGAAATTGCTTCTCGCATGGAAACCATGGATGTCCTTTTGAACGGTATCAAAGAATTGAAAACGGAGATGGCTTCTTTCAATGAAGCTCATCTGGTCAAAGTGGCTTTCCATATGGCAGCACGATTGGCAAAGACCGAACTTCAAAATAATAATGAAGTGATGGTGCAGATTCTAAAAGATGCTGTCAGTCTTTCTCAAGACGAAGAAAATATCACGGTGCGTGTGTCTCCGGGGCAATTTGAATTCCTTGAAGAACTAAAAAAAGAATCAGGCCGTGAATTGGAATTCGTAAAGAGGATCCGTTTTGAGCCAAGTTCTGAGGTCGCTGATGGCGGTTGTATTGTTCAAACTAACTATGGTGAAGTCGATGCACGCATCGAACAGCGTATTGAACAATTGTGGACCGCTCTTTCTGAAAACATGCCGAAAGTTAAAGACAAGGTTGCTAGCTAA
- the fliG gene encoding flagellar motor switch protein FliG, which translates to MKLHKADNIEYEQLKGFDKAAILINYLGKDAVKVLLRRMDDADIRKLINQMSKLRVVPVHVTKRVLEEFYEMISETEDYIFSESISAKDTIVDALGEERARGILGGLNITSGGSRSLESLEMVDAKSLATFLVNEHPQTVAVILAHLEPEKKGEVLKRLPEALQAEVVLRMANLEHVDPELISEIDKVLKNQLSNTATVEQAALGGVQPVAEMLNVMDKNTETAIMSRLEEKDPLLAEEIRKLMFVFDDVVKIDDRGIQALLKEVPNEKLLLALKTASEEIRGKILKNLSQRAADMLREDLSNMGPSRLSDVESAQQEIVNVARRLEAEGKILIARGGSEDAMV; encoded by the coding sequence ATGAAATTACATAAGGCCGATAATATCGAGTATGAACAGCTCAAAGGTTTTGATAAGGCCGCAATCCTTATCAACTATCTGGGTAAAGACGCTGTGAAAGTCCTTCTTCGCCGCATGGATGATGCTGACATTCGCAAACTTATCAATCAGATGAGTAAATTGCGCGTCGTTCCTGTTCACGTGACAAAGCGTGTGCTGGAAGAATTCTACGAAATGATCTCTGAAACAGAAGATTACATCTTCTCTGAAAGCATCTCTGCCAAAGACACGATCGTGGATGCCTTGGGAGAAGAAAGAGCCCGTGGTATCCTGGGTGGTTTGAATATCACTTCCGGTGGTTCTCGTTCTTTGGAATCTCTTGAAATGGTCGATGCGAAATCTTTAGCGACGTTCTTAGTGAACGAACATCCTCAGACGGTCGCCGTGATCTTGGCGCATCTAGAGCCGGAGAAAAAAGGTGAGGTTCTAAAACGTCTTCCAGAAGCTCTTCAAGCCGAAGTGGTTCTGCGTATGGCGAACTTGGAACACGTGGATCCAGAATTGATTTCTGAAATCGATAAAGTTTTGAAAAACCAATTGTCCAATACGGCAACAGTCGAACAAGCTGCTTTGGGTGGTGTTCAGCCGGTGGCCGAAATGCTCAACGTTATGGACAAGAATACCGAGACAGCGATCATGTCCCGCTTGGAAGAAAAAGATCCTCTTCTTGCCGAAGAGATCCGCAAGCTCATGTTCGTTTTCGACGATGTTGTCAAAATCGACGACCGTGGTATTCAAGCGCTTCTCAAAGAAGTGCCGAACGAAAAACTTCTTCTGGCACTCAAAACAGCCAGCGAAGAGATTCGTGGAAAAATCCTCAAGAATCTTTCTCAACGTGCGGCAGATATGTTGCGCGAAGATTTGTCGAACATGGGACCTTCTCGTTTGTCAGACGTCGAATCTGCCCAACAAGAGATCGTCAACGTGGCTCGCCGCTTAGAGGCGGAAGGAAAGATCTTGATCGCAAGAGGTGGTTCAGAAGATGCAATGGTCTAA
- the fliF gene encoding flagellar basal-body MS-ring/collar protein FliF: MNKIFGGLVVQFREFFKNLGPTKRLSVIAVTVIAVVALLTMLFMASGKDYVPLFTNIPTEQVSTIVAKLNEKNIPFQLRDEGKTVAIPKELLHSTQMTLMSEIGSPKMGSIGLEIFDKQDFGMNSYAQKINYQRALQGELMRAINTLTAVKQSKVILALPNKKTFLEEGGQASASVVVELHQGKELAPEQVRGIRYLVANAVEGMDADKVTVLDERGKVLTRQENGATTGSNDLLDLKAKIEGDLENRIEDILSKVVGHAKVVAKVDATLNHRVISSVEELVDPDKTAIRSQQSEEESLDGSRVNPAGVPGSRSNLPGAEDQGTVGFKQDVKKEIKTTNYEVPKTVRNIREAAGNLERVSVAVVVDGIAVTKTKEDGTTETTYQPRSAEDLKKYEDLVKNAIGFNTARGDSVRIESMQFQPEDFSEAEKILTTLERKKLIHALFKWALLGFSLALFFFIVVRPFMQWITDSFQDSVEEMLPRTIEELEELQSVDNTLPGMSAALPVLQESIDPEKAESELLKDRIMATMSRDEEKAANAFGMWLVRKDG, translated from the coding sequence TTGAACAAAATATTTGGCGGATTGGTTGTCCAGTTTAGAGAGTTCTTCAAGAATTTAGGGCCAACCAAAAGACTTTCAGTCATTGCGGTTACAGTCATAGCTGTTGTGGCTTTATTGACGATGCTTTTCATGGCATCCGGTAAAGACTATGTGCCGCTCTTCACCAATATTCCGACAGAACAAGTTTCTACAATCGTTGCGAAACTGAATGAAAAGAACATCCCTTTCCAACTTCGTGACGAAGGTAAAACTGTCGCTATTCCAAAAGAGCTTTTGCATTCAACGCAAATGACGTTGATGTCTGAAATCGGTTCTCCCAAAATGGGTTCCATCGGTCTTGAGATCTTTGATAAACAAGACTTCGGAATGAACTCTTACGCTCAGAAAATCAATTACCAAAGAGCCCTTCAAGGTGAATTGATGAGAGCGATCAACACTTTGACCGCTGTAAAGCAGTCTAAAGTGATCTTGGCATTGCCCAATAAAAAAACTTTCCTTGAAGAAGGCGGCCAGGCATCAGCTTCGGTTGTCGTTGAACTTCATCAGGGTAAAGAACTGGCTCCCGAACAAGTGCGTGGTATCCGTTACCTAGTTGCGAATGCAGTTGAAGGTATGGATGCAGATAAAGTCACGGTTCTAGATGAGCGTGGTAAAGTTCTGACTCGCCAGGAAAATGGCGCGACGACAGGTTCCAACGATCTTTTGGATTTAAAGGCAAAGATCGAAGGCGATCTTGAAAATCGTATCGAAGACATTCTTTCTAAAGTTGTCGGTCACGCTAAAGTCGTCGCAAAAGTCGATGCGACTTTGAATCACCGTGTGATTTCTTCGGTCGAAGAATTAGTAGATCCAGATAAAACGGCGATTCGTTCACAACAATCTGAAGAGGAATCTTTAGATGGTTCCCGTGTGAATCCTGCCGGCGTTCCGGGTTCTCGTTCCAATCTTCCAGGTGCGGAAGATCAAGGAACTGTGGGCTTTAAACAAGACGTTAAAAAAGAAATCAAAACAACAAACTACGAAGTTCCAAAAACTGTGCGCAACATCCGTGAAGCTGCGGGTAATTTAGAACGCGTCAGTGTGGCGGTTGTGGTTGATGGTATTGCCGTTACTAAAACAAAAGAAGACGGCACGACAGAAACAACTTACCAACCTCGCAGTGCGGAAGATCTTAAAAAGTACGAAGACTTAGTTAAAAACGCGATCGGTTTCAATACAGCTCGCGGTGACAGTGTCAGAATTGAAAGCATGCAGTTCCAGCCGGAAGACTTTTCTGAAGCAGAGAAGATCTTAACAACATTGGAACGCAAAAAGTTGATCCACGCTTTATTTAAATGGGCGCTGTTGGGATTCAGCTTGGCTCTCTTCTTCTTTATCGTGGTTCGTCCATTCATGCAGTGGATTACAGACAGTTTCCAAGACTCTGTGGAGGAAATGTTGCCTCGTACAATTGAAGAACTTGAAGAATTACAATCCGTGGATAACACGCTTCCTGGTATGTCGGCGGCTCTTCCTGTCCTGCAGGAATCTATCGATCCAGAAAAAGCGGAAAGCGAACTTCTCAAAGATCGTATCATGGCGACTATGTCACGAGACGAAGAGAAAGCAGCCAATGCCTTTGGTATGTGGCTTGTTAGGAAGGATGGCTAA
- the fliE gene encoding flagellar hook-basal body complex protein FliE, translated as MEGFTVSNANRFLDTGVIRDSKSLSIEGPSSTSSTADTGKSFADTLKDAVSSVNEMQKSSDKAMQNLATGKTDNVAEVMIAAEKADIALKVMVQVRNKIIDAYQEVMKMQV; from the coding sequence ATGGAAGGTTTTACTGTATCAAATGCAAACAGATTTCTCGATACGGGTGTCATTCGTGACTCCAAGTCTTTAAGCATCGAGGGTCCTTCATCAACGAGTTCTACAGCAGATACTGGCAAGAGCTTCGCCGACACCCTGAAAGACGCCGTCAGCAGTGTGAACGAGATGCAAAAGTCTTCGGATAAGGCTATGCAAAACTTGGCCACTGGAAAAACAGACAACGTCGCAGAAGTCATGATCGCCGCTGAAAAAGCAGACATCGCCCTCAAAGTGATGGTGCAAGTACGTAACAAGATTATTGATGCGTACCAAGAAGTCATGAAGATGCAGGTTTGA
- the flgC gene encoding flagellar basal body rod protein FlgC: MADFLTGMRVSSSGMAAQRMRMNTIASNIANINTTQTPEGGPYRRKDVVFESMPDAKNFGEIITSTDPKGNFQRVQVTDIISDRKAPLLKYEPDHPDANADGYVAYPNINLMEEMTNMIQATRSYEANVTALQASKDMALSALEIGR; encoded by the coding sequence ATGGCTGATTTTCTGACAGGGATGAGAGTAAGTAGCAGTGGTATGGCAGCGCAAAGAATGCGCATGAATACTATTGCGAGCAACATCGCGAATATCAATACGACTCAGACGCCTGAAGGTGGTCCGTATCGTCGTAAGGACGTGGTTTTTGAGTCGATGCCCGACGCCAAAAATTTTGGCGAGATCATCACCTCGACCGATCCTAAGGGGAATTTCCAAAGGGTCCAGGTTACTGATATTATCTCGGACCGCAAGGCTCCGCTGTTGAAATATGAACCAGATCATCCTGATGCAAATGCCGATGGATACGTCGCTTATCCCAATATCAACCTTATGGAAGAGATGACCAATATGATACAGGCCACTCGTTCTTATGAGGCGAATGTGACGGCTCTTCAAGCGTCAAAAGATATGGCGTTGAGTGCTTTAGAGATAGGTCGCTAA
- the flgB gene encoding flagellar basal body rod protein FlgB gives MSNGIFDKTTNALATSLAMRQLRHNVTASNIANAETPGYHAKKMDFEGALQRALDLDGANSLSTSDSQHFGIGGVSVSKTRPDIYEDPEGAVNNDGNTVDVEKEMSALSENAVLYKAALQLINKKMAALKYAANDGR, from the coding sequence ATGAGTAACGGAATTTTTGATAAAACAACCAATGCCCTCGCCACATCGTTGGCGATGAGACAACTCCGCCACAACGTCACGGCTTCGAATATCGCGAATGCCGAGACTCCGGGCTATCACGCTAAGAAAATGGATTTCGAAGGCGCGTTGCAAAGAGCCCTGGATTTAGATGGCGCAAACTCGCTAAGCACAAGTGATTCACAGCACTTCGGCATCGGTGGAGTTTCTGTTTCAAAAACTAGACCTGATATCTATGAAGACCCTGAAGGTGCCGTGAATAACGATGGCAACACAGTGGACGTAGAAAAAGAAATGTCGGCGTTATCAGAAAATGCGGTTCTGTACAAAGCAGCTCTGCAACTGATCAACAAAAAAATGGCCGCGCTTAAATACGCAGCCAACGACGGTAGGTAG